The following are encoded in a window of Amblyraja radiata isolate CabotCenter1 chromosome 7, sAmbRad1.1.pri, whole genome shotgun sequence genomic DNA:
- the LOC116975382 gene encoding UDP-glucuronosyltransferase 1-1-like produces MVVACHGAVCLLFLVACLQRGAEGGQLLVVPVDGSHWLNLKALMDELGKRGHDVVVVIPEISMNMGPSPHYTTKVYPVPYSRELMESMKPTIVTNTSFFQEIGNIFRGAGRLRDFFLTTCESLLYNSELMSELAERNFTAVLTDPFVPCGAIVAEFLSLPTVNLLRGIPCGLDYSATQCPRPLSYVPRFFTGNTDRMTFLQRIKNLLVNFLEPWLCRFLYAPFEELAIRFLKKDVTLVQLLSQTSIWLMRYDFIMEYPRPLMPNMVLVGGINCKERKPLPQELEEFVTNSGEHGVVIFTLGSMVSEIPRVIADRIADALGQIPQKVLWRYTGEIPTTLSPNTKLVKWLPQNDLLGHPKTRAFITHGGTNGIYEAICNGVPSIMLPLFGDQYYNVKHMVDRGAGINLDIKHMSSHDLVNALNTVINNTRYKETMMQLSARHKDRLVEPMKLSIHWVEFVMKHRGAEHLRPAAHDLNWIQYHCLDVVGVLLVSVVTSIYLTVKCCSLCCKRYLCGGRNLMKKKSD; encoded by the exons ATGGTGGTAGCTTGTCACGGTGCGGTGTGCCTGCTCTTTCTTGTTGCATGTCTCCAGAGAGGAGCCGAGGGCGGACAACTGTTGGTGGTACCAGTGGATGGAAGTCATTGGTTAAACCTAAAGGCTCTCATGGACGAACTTGGGAAGAGAGGTCATGATGTGGTCGTGGTTATACCTGAAATCAGTATGAACATGGGTCCATCCCCTCATTACACCACGAAGGTTTACCCCGTCCCCTACAGCAGGGAACTAATGGAAAGCATGAAACCAACGATTGTAACCAACACGTCCTTCTTCCAAGAAATCGGGAACATCTTTCGGGGGGCGGGTAGACTTAGGGATTTCTTCCTGACCACTTGTGAGAGTCTGCTGTACAACTCAGAGTTGATGTCGGAGCTGGCCGAAAGAAACTTCACCGCGGTGCTGACTGATCCCTTTGTCCCCTGCGGCGCGATCGTTGCAGAGTTCCTCTCCCTTCCCACAGTCAATTTGCTGCGAGGAATTCCTTgcgggttggattattcagccacTCAGTGTCCCAGACCACTCTCCTATGTGCCCAGATTCTTCACAGGAAACACCGATCGAATGACTTTTCTGCAAAGGATAAAAAACCTGCTGGTCAATTTCTTGGAGCCGTGGCTCTGCCGTTTTCTGTACGCACCGTTTGAAGAGCTGGCCATCAGGTTTCTGAAGAAGGACGTGACTCTGGTCCAGCTACTGAGCCAGACCTCCATCTGGCTGATGCGATACGACTTTATCATGGAGTATCCCAGACCCCTGATGCCAAACATGGTCCTTGTTGGAGGCATCAACTGCAAGGAGAGGAAACCTCTGCCTCAG GAACTGGAAGAATTTGTAACCAATTCTGGAGAGCATGGTGTGGTAATCTTCACCCTGGGGTCAATGGTATCGGAAATTCCTCGTGTAATAGCCGATCGTATTGCAGATGCTTTGGGGCAAATTCCTCAGAAG GTACTCTGGAGATATACTGGAGAGATTCCCACTACACTGTCACCAAACACAAAATTAGTAAAATGGTTACCACAGAATGATCTACTGG GACATCCTAAAACACGAGCCTTCATCACCCATGGAGGGACCAATGGAATCTACGAGGCTATCTGCAATGGTGTGCCATCCATCATGCTGCCACTGTTTGGGGATCAGTACTATAACGTGAAACATATGGTGGATCGTGGTGCTGGTATCAATTTGGACATAAAGCATATGAGCTCTCATGACCTAGTCAATGCTTTAAATACAGTCATCAACAATACCAG GTACAAAGAAACAATGATGCAGTTATCTGCAAGGCATAAGGATCGGTTAGTTGAGCCGATGAAACTCTCTATCCATTGGGTGGAATTTGTGATGAAGCACAGAGGGGCAGAACACTTACGTCCTGCAGCTCATGACCTCAACTGGATCCAGTACCACTGTCTagatgttgttggtgtgttgcttGTCTCTGTGGTGACCTCCATATACCTAACAGTTAAATGTTGTTCATTGTGCTGTAAGAGATACTTGTGTGGAGGCAGAAATCTGATGAAGAAAAAATCAGATTGA